A genome region from Candidatus Eisenbacteria bacterium includes the following:
- a CDS encoding T9SS type A sorting domain-containing protein codes for MSRHIFRAAILVALILGASIAFAFSTGPPAARTGAFAVANKAAESNCTLCHNGNPLNLPVGQLEILDLPETYDAGITYPLRLRLTHTWPQLPPPEQGFVRWGFEIQAVSSQTGDSLGSWAPVNGAQPDSFQITKTAASSVYRNRRYLEHTCDPFRDFEMMCGSIREGNPGPSIEWNLLWTAPAATEGTVYFFAAGNSANGDGSSFGSDDYIFTTSDSMAAGGAVGVGPSPLDLSYALEKPFPNPMKVCTNIDFTIPVGGFVDLAVFDAAGRRVKTLMHESRPPGTHASTWSGRTEAGDYARNGIYFLKLKAPGREVALTQKIIMAR; via the coding sequence ATGTCGCGCCACATCTTTCGGGCCGCCATCCTTGTCGCGCTGATTCTGGGCGCATCGATCGCGTTCGCTTTCTCGACCGGGCCGCCAGCCGCGCGCACCGGAGCATTCGCGGTCGCCAACAAGGCCGCCGAGTCGAATTGCACGCTGTGCCACAACGGCAATCCGCTCAACTTGCCGGTCGGGCAGCTCGAGATCCTCGACCTGCCGGAGACCTACGACGCCGGGATCACCTACCCGCTGCGCCTGCGACTCACGCACACGTGGCCGCAGCTGCCGCCTCCCGAACAGGGTTTTGTTCGGTGGGGATTCGAGATCCAGGCGGTGTCTTCGCAGACCGGCGACAGCCTCGGAAGCTGGGCCCCCGTCAACGGCGCGCAGCCGGACTCGTTCCAGATCACCAAGACTGCCGCCAGCAGCGTCTACCGCAATCGCCGTTACCTCGAACACACCTGCGATCCATTCCGCGATTTCGAAATGATGTGCGGCTCGATTCGTGAGGGCAATCCCGGCCCCAGCATCGAATGGAATCTGCTGTGGACCGCGCCGGCCGCGACCGAGGGCACCGTCTATTTCTTCGCAGCCGGCAATTCGGCGAACGGCGACGGCAGTTCGTTCGGCAGCGACGACTACATCTTCACGACCTCGGACAGCATGGCAGCCGGTGGTGCGGTGGGCGTCGGACCTTCGCCGCTCGATCTGAGCTACGCGCTCGAGAAGCCGTTCCCGAATCCCATGAAGGTGTGCACGAACATCGACTTCACGATCCCGGTCGGCGGCTTCGTCGATCTGGCGGTCTTTGATGCGGCCGGACGTCGCGTGAAGACGCTGATGCACGAGTCCCGCCCGCCCGGTACGCACGCGAGCACCTGGAGCGGTCGGACCGAAGCCGGCGACTACGCGCGCAACGGGATCTACTTCCTCAAGCTCAAGGCACCGGGTCGCGAAGTCGCGCTGACGCAGAAGATCATCATGGCGCGCTGA